One genomic segment of Ricinus communis isolate WT05 ecotype wild-type chromosome 3, ASM1957865v1, whole genome shotgun sequence includes these proteins:
- the LOC8271175 gene encoding endoribonuclease YBEY, chloroplastic — protein MLQQSGSTCLPARSPAFLPQSQSKYSSYMLPRLSPLLRSSTPMARVLLRATSLPFTTAISSFSTLSFPKTHFSSFPKQFHAFSERNKEIRVWAAHRGYRKLRRRAVPRTKENELQIDVSICIEDDLPDDPEILSISELLRLNVPMAMKLAFDGLKDSNYKTRDTAISDIGGFQSVELSVLLCNDDFIRKLNKDWRDEDHATDVLSMSQHVPGLKLPVLMLGDIVISVETAARQAEERGLSLIDEIRILLVHGLLHLLGFDHEICEEAETEMEKEEELLLKSLGWKGKGLIQSAYDADTKVKLQTENSDDRKKEGSLRFYKPKFRYIFCDMDGTLLNSKSQISSTNAKALKEALSRDVKVVIATGKARPAVISILKMVDLAGKDGVISEFSPGVFLQGLLVYGRQGREIFRSNLDQSVCREACLYSWEHKVPLIAFSNDRCLTLFDHPLVDSLHTIYREPKAEIMPSVEHLLAASDIQKMIFLDTAEGVATSLRPYWSEAMGDRANVVQAVPDMLEIVPRGTSKGTGVKMLLDHLGITAKEIMAIGDGENDIEMLELASLGIALSNGAEKTKAVADVVGVSNDEDGVADAIFRYAF, from the exons ATGCTACAGCAAAGTGGCTCAACTTGTTTACCTGCGCGTTCACCTGCATTTCTGCCGCAGTCGCAAAGTAAATACTCCTCCTATATGCTCCCTCGCCTTTCTCCTCTGCTCCGCTCCTCAACACCAATGGCGCGTGTCTTATTACGCGCCACCTCTCTCCCTTTCACTACtgcaatttcttctttttcaaccCTGTCCTTCCCTAAAACCCATTTCTCTTCCTTTCCTAAACAATTTCACGCTTTCTCGgagagaaataaagaaataagagtTTGGGCGGCACATAGAGGTTACCGAAAATTACGGAGACGAGCAGTGCCCAGAACTAAAGAAAACGAATTACAAATCGATGTCTCCATTTGCATTGAAGATGACCTTCCCGATGATCCCGAAATCTTG AGTATATCAGAGTTGCTTAGACTTAATGTACCAATGGCAATGAAATTAGCATTTGATGGATTAAAGGATTCAAATTACAAGACTAGAGATACTGCTATCAGTGATATTGGAGGATTTCAAAGTGTTGAGTTATCTGTTTTACTTTGTAATGATGATTTTATTCGTAAACTTAATAAAGATTGGAGAGATGAGGATCATGCTACTGATGTTCTTTCTATGTCTCAACACGTTCCTGGTCTTAAGCTTCCTGTT CTTATGTTGGGCGATATAGTTATTTCTGTTGAGACTGCTGCTCGGCAAGCAGAGGAAAGAGGGCTTTCTCTTATTGATGAAATTCGCATCCTCTTG GTTCATGGCTTGTTGCATCTGTTAGGATTTGACCATGAGATTTGTGAAGAAGCTGAAACTGAAATGGAGAAGGAGGAGGAACTGCTTTTAAAGAGTCTTGGGTGGAAAGGAAAAGGTCTAATTCAAAGTGCATATGATGCTGATACTAAAGTGAAACTTCAAACAGAAAATTCAGATG ACAGGAAGAAAGAAGGCAGTCTTCGATTCTACAAACCAAAATTCAGATATATCTTTTGTGATATGGATG GAACATTGCTTAACAGCAAAAGCCAAATTTCCTCAACAAATGCAAAAGCTCTGAAAGAAGCTTTGTCAAGGGATGTGAAGGTGGTGATAGCAACTGGAAAA GCTCGTCCTGCTGTTATAAGTATTCTGAAGATGGTAGATTTAGCCGGCAAAGATGGTGTTATATCAGAGTTCTCTCCTGGAGTTTTCTTgcag GGGTTGCTCGTTTATGGCAGACAGGGTCGGGAAATTTTTAGAAGCAATTTAGATCAAAGTGTCTGCAGAGAG GCATGCCTCTACTCTTGGGAGCATAAGGTTCCTCTCATTGCATTCAGCAATGACCGCTGCTTAACGCTATTTGATCACCCGCTTGTTGACTCACTGCATACCATTTATCGCGAACCAAAG GCAGAGATCATGCCTTCAGTTGAACATCTCTTGGCAGCTTCTGACATACAG AAGATGATCTTTTTAGACACTGCTGAGGGAGTGGCTACTTCATTGCGTCCATACTGGTCAGAAGCAATGGGGGATCGTGCTAATGTTGTCCAAGCTGTTCCAGACATGCTTGAAATTGTTCCACGTGGAACCTCGAAAGGGACTGGAGTGAAAATGCTGCTTGATCATCTGGGTATCACTGCAAAGGAG ATCATGGCTATTGGTGATGGGGAAAATGATATTGAGATGCTTGAATTGGCCTCTCTAGGCATTGCTCTTAGCAATGGAGCAGAGAAGACGAAAGCTGTGGCTGATGTAGTTGGTGTCAGCAATGATGAAGATGGTGTAGCCGATGCCATTTTCCGGTATGCATTTTGA
- the LOC8271177 gene encoding ankyrin repeat-containing protein ITN1, with translation MDHRLQETILKGDVPTFLSLIQENEDIMSQEVPSGSRNTILHLAARLGHLNLAEEIVKLRPEMVSEVNKKMETPLHEACRQGKMELVKLLVESDPWVLYKLNQENENALFVACQRGKVEVVNYLLNFQWLLTSEVDGYATSLHVAALGGYAEIVREIMKIRQDFAWKRDINGCTPLHLACSKGHLETTRELLKYDADLSSLQDNDGRTPLHWAAIKGRVNVIDEVLSVSLEPAEMITKNGETVLHLGVKNNQFDAVKYLMETLNITNLINRPDKDGNTALHLATAGKLSAMVIYLLKLNGDVNVINRKGQTVLDVVESDVSNSGALLILPAIQDAGGKRGDQLPPGSTEIHQIVQEYNPSLPSSPPKKVLDSPNHHHRRKHRRRREKQLEDQSEGLRNARNTITVVSVLIATVTFAAGINPPGGFNQLSGRTIMGKHTSFKVFAVCNVVALFTSLGIVIVLVSIIPFRRKSMMKLLVVTHKIMWVSMSFMAAAYIAAMWTVLPHGQGWGGVWVLVAIAAIGGGCTVGIFMGLGFLLAQHWIRKSEWRKNKDKRKDASPSSSISRIEELKTIKRGDCDSTSNSDVDSSDQGGYHLY, from the exons ATGGACCACCGGCTCCAAGAAACTATTCTGAAAGGCGATGTACCGACTTTCCTTAGCTTAATTCAAGAAAACGAAGACATAATGAGCCAAGAAGTACCTTCAGGTTCAAGAAACACCATTCTGCATCTGGCGGCGCGGCTTGGTCATCTTAATTTGGCGGAGGAGATTGTGAAGCTGAGGCCGGAGATGGTGTCCGAAGTGAACAAGAAGATGGAGACTCCGCTGCATGAGGCATGCAGACAAGGGAAGATGGAGCTGGTAAAATTGTTGGTGGAGAGTGATCCATGGGTTCTTTATAAGCTGAACCAAGAGAATGAGAATGCTTTATTTGTTGCTTGTCAAAGAGGGAAGGTTGAGGTTGTGAATTATCTTTTGAACTTTCAATGGCTACTAACGTCGGAGGTTGATGGGTATGCTACATCTCTTCATGTTGCAGCTTTAGGGGGATACGCAG AAATTGTCAGGGAAATCATGAAGATACGTCAGGATTTTGCATGGAAAAGAGACATTAATGGTTGCACTCCGTTGCACTTAGCCTGCAGCAAAGGCCATCTTGAGACAACAAGGGAGCTGCTAAAATACGATGCCGATCTCTCTTCTTTACAGGATAATGATGGTAGAACGCCACTCCATTGGGCGGCAATTAAAGGCAGAGTAAACGTCATCGACGAGGTCCTCTCTGTGAGTCTTGAACCTGCTGAGATGATAACTAAAAATGGAGAGACTGTTCTTCATCTTGGTGTGAAGAACAATCAGTTTGATGCGGTAAAGTATCTAATGGAAACTCTCAACATCACCAATCTTATTAATAGGCCTGATAAAGATGGCAATACAGCTTTGCATCTAGCAACTGCAGGAAAACTTAGCGCT ATGGTGATCTACCTACTCAAGCTTAATGGGGATGTCAATGTTATAAACCGCAAGGGACAGACAGTACTGGACGTAGTGGAGTCAGACGTAAGCAATTCAGGTGCCCTCTTGATTTTACCTGCAATACAAGATGCAGGAGGCAAGAGAGGTGACCAATTGCCACCAGGTTCCACTGAAATTCACCAAATAGTACAGGAATATAATCCCAGTTTGCCATCTTCACCTCCAAAGAAGGTACTAGATTCTCCGAATCATCACCACCGCCGTAAGCACCGCCGTCGCCGCGAAAAGCAGCTAGAGGACCAGAGTGAAGGTCTACGCAATGCACGCAATACGATCACTGTTGTGTCAGTTCTAATTGCCACTGTTACATTTGCTGCTGGCATAAACCCTCCTGGTGGGTTCAACCAACTTAGTGGCAGAACAATAATGGGCAAGCACACTTCTTTCAAGGTTTTTGCTGTCTGTAACGTAGTGGCATTATTTACGTCACTTGGTATAGTTATTGTCTTAGTCAGCATTATCCCTTTTCGGCGAAAATCCATGATGAAATTGCTGGTAGTGACACATAAGATCATGTGGGTGTCCATGTCATTCATGGCGGCTGCTTACATTGCGGCCATGTGGACGGTTTTGCCACATGGGCAAGGGTGGGGCGGAGTGTGGGTTTTGGTGGCAATTGCGGCTATAGGGGGAGGATGCACAGTGGGAATCTTTATGGGTTTAGGGTTTTTGTTGGCTCAGCATTGGATTAGGAAATCGGAATGGAGGAAAAATAAGGACAAGCGAAAAGATGCAAGCCCAAGTAGTAGTATTAGTAGAATTGAAGAGTTGAAAACCATTAAGAGAGGAGATTGTGATTCTACTAGTAATTCAGATGTTGATAGCTCTGATCAAGGGGGTTACCACTTGTACTAG
- the LOC8271176 gene encoding E3 ubiquitin-protein ligase ATL42 has translation MSQLGVLLIILCLLFFPVKAQNISDSDQSGVLRPLQPSLAVVIGIISVMLSVTFLILAYAKFCRRNLTDNHLSHDTNHQGFTLVRSRSRLSGIDREVIDSLPFFRFSSLKGSKEGLECAVCLSRFEDIEILRLLPKCKHAFHKNCIDQWLESHSSCPLCRYKFDPNELKSFRYSNSLRYSQTPSNLADDPNLELFIHREQDYQGSSTFNLGKGKKEELLSQEGHNKKFLHKFKHKIIVSDVIIKNRWSDFNSSDLLSMSSEMLNVMSSNMFSHSDSTNGRSYNNLSMNEHIEKIKEDIERKRLCESKLTKAEGSDSFSASCFPSTSYKGESSLKMINPGEKRSISEITVCSRFNGSSLKNKIRESASPRSSEREDRTRRLWFPIAQRTVQWFADGQELECRRQRSSV, from the coding sequence ATGAGTCAGTTAGGAGTGCTTCTGATAATTCTTTGCTTATTATTCTTCCCTGTCAAAGCCCAAAACATATCGGATTCTGATCAATCAGGTGTGCTCAGGCCGCTCCAGCCAAGCCTTGCAGTAGTCATTGGCATCATATCAGTTATGCTCTCTGTAACATTTCTCATACTTGCCTACGCAAAATTCTGCCGCAGAAACCTAACTGACAATCACTTATCCCATGATACCAATCACCAAGGTTTCACACTTGTTCGATCAAGATCAAGATTATCAGGCATTGATAGGGAAGTCATTGATTCACTTCCCTTCTTCAGGTTTTCTTCACTCAAGGGCTCCAAAGAAGGATTAGAGTGTGCAGTTTGCTTATCGAGATTCGAAGACATCGAAATTCTTCGATTGTTGCCAAAGTGCAAGCATGCTTTTCACAAAAACTGCATTGACCAGTGGCTAGAAAGTCACTCTAGCTGTCCTCTTTGCAGGTACAAATTCGACCCTAACGAACTCAAAAGCTTCAGATATTCCAACAGCTTAAGATACTCACAAACCCCTTCGAATCTGGCGGATGATCCCAATCTTGAGCTCTTTATCCACAGAGAGCAAGATTATCAAGGGTCGTCAACATTTAACCTTGGCAAAGGCAAGAAGGAAGAGTTGCTTTCTCAAGAAGGTCATAACAAGAAATTCTTGCATAAATTCAAGCACAAGATTATTGTTTCTGATGTTATTATCAAGAACAGATGGAGTGATTTCAACTCCTCAGATTTATTATCCATGAGTTCTGAGATGCTTAATGTCATGTCAAGCAACATGTTCTCGCACTCGGATTCAACTAATGGAAGATCCTATAATAATTTGTCTATGAATGAACACATAGAAAAGATTAAAGAGGATATAGAGAGGAAGAGATTGTGTGAATCCAAGCTTACCAAAGCTGAAGGAAGTGATTCGTTTTCAGCTTCTTGTTTTCCATCTACCTCGTATAAGGGTGAAAGTTCATTGAAAATGATCAATCCTGGAGAGAAAAGATCAATATCTGAGATTACAGTCTGCTCAAGGTTCAATGGCTCAAGTCTGAAGAACAAAATCAGAGAGTCTGCATCACCAAGGAGCAGTGAAAGAGAAGACAGGACAAGGAGGCTTTGGTTCCCGATAGCACAAAGAACGGTTCAATGGTTTGCAGATGGACAAGAGCTAGAGTGCAGAAGGCAAAGATCAAGTGTTTGA